CAGCGCTCGTCGCCCGTGCGGACCCATGCCGTCTGCATGATCGCGACGCCGACGCCGAGCCCGATCGTGAGCGGCACGAGGAGGAAGTGGTAGACGGTCGTGATGCCGAACTGCCAGCGGGCGATGTCGAGCGGATCCATGGGAGCCTCCCTGCCACGAGGCCCGGTCGGGGGAGAAGGCCTCGGTCCGATGCCGAAGCTGCTCCGGCGCCGCAATTCTACGCACGGTAGAAGTAGTTCTACGCGGAGTCGAATTATTTCGGCTCGACGTCGAACTAGTTCTACGGATCAGCGAAGTCCCGTACTCTGGAAGCACAGGCTCTGCCGGATGCGTCAGCGGACGGGCCGGCTCGGAACGGACAGGAAGGGGGTGCGGCATGAGCAGTCTGGGCGAACTCGAGCGCTCCGTGATGGACGTGCTGTGGGACAGCGACGCCGTCGCGCTCACCGCGTACGACGTGCAGGAGCACCTCGAGCGCGAGCAGGGGCGGCAGCTCGCCGCGACGACCCTGCTCACCGTGCTGTCGCGCCTCGAGAAGAAGGGCTTCGTCGCGTCCGACCGCTCGGCGCGCCCGCATCGCTACCAGGCGACGGGAAGCCGCGTCGACCATGTGGCCGAGCTGATGCACGAGGTGCTGGGCGACGCCGGCGACCGCAGCGCGGTGCTGGCGCGCTTCGTGGGCGGGTTCACGCCCGAGGACGCCGAGGTCCTGCGGCGCCTCCTCACCGGCGCCGCCTGATCCGATGAATCTGCAGGACCTGGCCGAGGCGGCCGTCCTGATCCTGATCGCGGTGCTGCTCGCGTGGCCCGTGCCGATCCTGCTGTCCGGGGCGGCCTGGCCCGCGCGGTGGCCCGGATGGGCGCTGCTGCTGTGGCAGCTGATCGCGCTCGCCGGAGGGTTCTCGATGATCGGCGCCGCGTTCCTCGCCGGTCGCGCCCTGCTGCCGGACGTGCCGCTCGTCGGGGCGCTGCTCGCGGCCGCGCTCGCCGCGTACCTGCTCGTGCACCTCGTCATCACGGTCGTGCAGTTCGAGCGGCAGCGGCGACGGCACCTCGCGCTGCTGAACCTGCTCTCGGCGCCGCACCCGACGGAGGAGCGCACGCGCGTGCTCGACGACGCCGCTCCGGTCGCGTACTGCCTTCCGCGCGGGGTCGGATCCGTCACGGTGCTGTCGCAGGGACTGCTGGACGAGCTGGATCGTGACGAGCTCGCCGCCGTGATCGCGCACGAGCGCGCGCACGTCGAGCAGCGGCACGAGGTGCTGCTCGTGGCCTTCAAGGCGTGGCGCGAGGCCCTGCCGTGGTTCCCGATCGCCGCGCGGGCGGAGAGCGAGGTCGCCGCGCTCGTCGAGATGCGGGCGGACGACAGCGCCCGCCGGTCGCTGCGGTGGACGGGCGTCGACCCCGACGCCGTGCTCGCCCGCGCGATCCTGCGCGTGGTCGGCCCGACCGGCCCGACCGAGCACGCATCGCCGCGCCGCGACCGCCACCGCGACCGGTTCCTGCGGCTCGGGAACCTCTCGGCACGCTGATCCCGGGCCCCGCGCGGACGCGACGGTGACGTCCGGATAGGGTGGCGTGACGATGGGGATCTCGCGACGCACCTTCCTCGTCGGCGCCGGCGCCGGCGCCGTCGCGGTGCTGCTCGCCTCCTGCACAGGCGAGCCTCAGCAGCCCCCACCGACCTCCGAGCCCCCCACGACGGGTCCGAGGCCCACCGGAACCGCCTCTCCGGGGGCACCGCTCGCTCCGGCCGCGATCGCGCGCTCCGCCTGGGCGACCGATCCTTACGCCCGCGGCGCGGTGAGCTTCACCCCGCCCGGCGCCGGTCCTGACGACCGCGCGGTGCTCGCGCGGCCCGTCGACGATCGTGTGTTCTTCGCGGGCGAGGCGACGTGGGAGCGGCCGGGAACGCTGACCGCCGCACTTCGCTCGGGTGAGCGCGCAGCCGACGACGTCCGAGCCGCGTCCGGTGACGGAGAGCGCATCGCCGTTGTCGGTGCGGGGCTTGCCGGTGCGGTCGCCGCTCGCCGTCTGACGCGATCCGGGTTCGAGGTGACCGTGATCGAGGCTCGGGATCGCGTCGGAGGACGGCTGCAGACGCTCACCGCCGACGGCTGGCCCGTGCCGCCTCAGCTTGGCGGCTGGTGGCTCACGGACGACGACACGGACCTCGGCATCCGGCTGGCGGCGCTGGAGATCGAGACGGAGACCCTCGAGGGTGAGACGGCGATGTCCGGCGATGCCGAGGTGGATGTGCCGTCGGCCGCGCCGGTGGAGGCCGCCATCGCGTGGGCCGAGCCGCAGGCTTCGGATCCGTCGCTCGCGGAGGCGCTCGCCGAGTCGGGCGCGGATCCGGATGATCCGGCCACGGCGGCGTTCCTGGCGCTGCTCGCGGCGACATCCGGCGCCGACGCCCAGGAGCTGTCGAGCTGGTTCCCACCGGCGCTGCCGGCGCGCGAGCCCACGGCGATCACGTCGGACGCCGGTGCGCTCGTCGAATCTCTGCTGGACGGGCTCCAGGTCGCGCGCTCCACGACCGTCGTCGGGGTCGTCTACGACGATTCGGGCGTGAGCCTGCGCCTCGGCACGGGTGAGGCGATGTCCTTCGACCGCGTCGTGCTCACGACGCCGCTCGGGGTGCTGCAGGACGAGGGCGTCGAGTTCGAGCCGCCGCTGCCGTTCTCGCATCGCGGGGCGATCGCCGCGCTCGGCATGGGCGATATCGAGATGATCTGGCTGCGCTTCGACGAGGACTTCTGGCAGACCGACGCGGCCCTGTGGCACGTCGTGGACGGCGCGGCGCCCATCCGCACCTGGATCAACCTGAAGCCGGCGACCGGGGAGAACATCCTCGTCGGCCGCATCGGCGGTGAGGCCGCGCGTCAGTGGGCCGAGCTGCCCGACGAGGATGCCGTCGCACAGGCGCTGGCCTCACTCGAGCCGTTCCGATCGCCGCGCTGACCGGGACGACGAGCGTCGCAGCAGCCGGGCATGACGGCGTCGGCTGAGCAGCACCAGCGCCAGCGAGACGACCGCGAACACACCGAGTGCGGCGCCGCTCGTGAGCGCGAACTCCCACGGCCCGCTCACCTGGCGCAGGTCGAGGAAGTAATACGGGTACCAGCCGATCAGCGAACCGCGCCACATCGTCACGCCGCCCCACAGCAGCGGGTACGCCAGGACGATGGGCACCACCCGCCACGGCGCAGGTCGGCGACCGGCAGCGAAGGCCCAGTCGACGAGCGCCAGGGCGGGCACCCAGAAGTGCAGCAGCTGATCGGACCAGGGCACGTCGATCCGGATCGCCCGCTCACCCGCCTGCCAGACCAGGAATCCGAAGACGATGCCGGCGGTCGTCGTCCAGCTGAGCGCGATCGTGCGCGCGATCGTCAGCCAGCGCGGATCGGTCATCCGATGCAGGGCGTCGATTCCCGAGATCGTCCAGACGCAGGCGAACAGGATGTTCGACTCCATCGTCAGATAGGCGAGGAAGTTCGCTCCCGCGATGGTGTTCGAGCCCAGCCCCCACAGCAGTCGGTGCACGAGCGCCACCACGCAGATCGCCGCGATGGTCAGGCGCAGCCATCCGGTGACAGCGGGGTGCCACCAGGTGAGTGCGGCCAGGCGCTGCCACGTGCGGGTCGGGCGGGATGTCACCGTCTTGGCGCTCTCCGATCCGGCGCTCGGGTGCGCGCCATCCGTCGAGTCTAGGAAGAAGCATCCCGCCTGCTCGGACGGCTTGACGGGTGGCCGAGGCTCAGAAACGGCCCTCCGCGTCGAGCACGCGCAGCGCGAGGTGGGTCTCGAGACGCCGCGGCGAGACGTCCCAGCCGGCGCCGAGCAGAGCGCCGATGCGCTCGAGGCGCTGCCGCACGGTGTTGCGGTGCAGGTGCAGCAGCTCCGCCACGCGGGCGACGTTGCCGTCGGTCTCGAGATAGACGTACGCGGTGCGGGTGAGGTCGGCATCCCGCACGCGGTCGTACTCGCGCAGCGGGTCGATCGCGGCGGTCAGGCTCTGCGGCAGGTCCCCGCGGTGGGCGAGGTCGAGCAGGGCGCCCAGCAGGCCCAGCTCTGCGCCGTCGAGCACGCCGTCGCGTCCGAGCGTCGTGAGCGAGCCCAGCGCGAGCTCGGCGCGGCGGTGGGCGTCGCCGAGCCGGCGGACGTCCGAGGTGGGCCCGCCGAGACCGGCGCGCAGCCGCCAGCCGTGTGCCGCGAACACGGGCCGCAGAAGCCGCTCCCAGTCGGGATCGGCGGTCACGAGGCACAGGTGGTCGTGGTGCGCCGCCATCATGACCGAGCGGGTGCCGAGGCTGCGCACGGCCTGCAGCCGCCGCCGGCGATCGGCATCCGGCGCCTCGATCACGACGGACCACAGCGGCTCGCCGGGCTGCAGGCCCCAGCGCTGCAGGCGCCGCTCGAGCCGCTCGCGCGGCACGTCGGCGCGCTCGAGCAGATCGTCGAGCACCTCGGACTGCAGGCGCAGATCCGCATCCTCCTCTGCCCGCGCGAACAGCAGCGCGAGAGCGACGTGCACGGCCACGCGCTCGAGCAGCGCCTGCGCGGGGGCGTCGAGCGCCCGCCCCGCCACCAGCACGCCGAGCCGCTCGCCCGCCGCGGTGACGGCGACGGATCCGGGGGCGTCGTCGGGGGCGGGAGCCGCGGTCGTCGCGCTGAGCACGCCCCCGTCCGGATCGCGCAGCCACAGGTCGCACGCCAGCACGCTCTGCCCGATGCCGAGCACCCGCCCGATGTCGGGCGTGACCATCACGGCGTCCATCAGCCGGTCGTCGAGCTCGAGCACCTGCGTGATCAGTGCGAGCTCCGACGCGCTGCGCTGCTGCTGGCGGACGAGATCCTCCGCGAGCCGGTTCGCGGCCTCGAACCGCATGGAGTTGTCGAGCGCGACCGCCGCGATCGTGCCGAGCGAGTCGACGAGCGACACCTCCTGCGGCGAGAACACGCGGGGACGCCGCTCGGCGACGACGAGCGCGCCCATCACGCGTCCCGCGACCGTGAGCGGGACGCCCATGATGGCGTGCACGCCCTCGGCGCGCACGATCTCGTCGATCTCCGGCACGTGCACGAGCGCGGCGTCCGCCAGGTAGTCGGACGACTGGAAGGGCGCCAGCCCCCGCGCGACCTCTCCCAGCACGCCGGTGCCGAGCGGCTGCCGCAGCGTGCGGTACGCCTGGGTCGCGACGCCGTCGGTGTACCGGATCGCCGTGACGCCGGCCTCCACGTCGGTGAGCGCGAAGTACGCCATGTCCGTGCCCACGATCGCGCGCGTGCGGCGCACGATCGTCTGCAGCACGGCGTCGACATCGCGCAGCGCCGTGATGTCCGTCGCGGTGTCGAGCAGGACGCGCAGCAGCTCCTCGCGCGAGCGGTCGGCCGTCGGCGGCGGGTCTGGAGTGTGCGCCATGACCACATTCACGCACATCCGGTGTCTGCGCGCACGTCGAGCGCCGCCGATCCGGTCGCTAGATTCGGCA
The Microbacterium sp. JZ31 genome window above contains:
- a CDS encoding Pr6Pr family membrane protein; translation: MTSRPTRTWQRLAALTWWHPAVTGWLRLTIAAICVVALVHRLLWGLGSNTIAGANFLAYLTMESNILFACVWTISGIDALHRMTDPRWLTIARTIALSWTTTAGIVFGFLVWQAGERAIRIDVPWSDQLLHFWVPALALVDWAFAAGRRPAPWRVVPIVLAYPLLWGGVTMWRGSLIGWYPYYFLDLRQVSGPWEFALTSGAALGVFAVVSLALVLLSRRRHARLLRRSSSRSARRSERLE
- a CDS encoding helix-turn-helix domain-containing protein; protein product: MAHTPDPPPTADRSREELLRVLLDTATDITALRDVDAVLQTIVRRTRAIVGTDMAYFALTDVEAGVTAIRYTDGVATQAYRTLRQPLGTGVLGEVARGLAPFQSSDYLADAALVHVPEIDEIVRAEGVHAIMGVPLTVAGRVMGALVVAERRPRVFSPQEVSLVDSLGTIAAVALDNSMRFEAANRLAEDLVRQQQRSASELALITQVLELDDRLMDAVMVTPDIGRVLGIGQSVLACDLWLRDPDGGVLSATTAAPAPDDAPGSVAVTAAGERLGVLVAGRALDAPAQALLERVAVHVALALLFARAEEDADLRLQSEVLDDLLERADVPRERLERRLQRWGLQPGEPLWSVVIEAPDADRRRRLQAVRSLGTRSVMMAAHHDHLCLVTADPDWERLLRPVFAAHGWRLRAGLGGPTSDVRRLGDAHRRAELALGSLTTLGRDGVLDGAELGLLGALLDLAHRGDLPQSLTAAIDPLREYDRVRDADLTRTAYVYLETDGNVARVAELLHLHRNTVRQRLERIGALLGAGWDVSPRRLETHLALRVLDAEGRF
- a CDS encoding flavin monoamine oxidase family protein, which produces MGISRRTFLVGAGAGAVAVLLASCTGEPQQPPPTSEPPTTGPRPTGTASPGAPLAPAAIARSAWATDPYARGAVSFTPPGAGPDDRAVLARPVDDRVFFAGEATWERPGTLTAALRSGERAADDVRAASGDGERIAVVGAGLAGAVAARRLTRSGFEVTVIEARDRVGGRLQTLTADGWPVPPQLGGWWLTDDDTDLGIRLAALEIETETLEGETAMSGDAEVDVPSAAPVEAAIAWAEPQASDPSLAEALAESGADPDDPATAAFLALLAATSGADAQELSSWFPPALPAREPTAITSDAGALVESLLDGLQVARSTTVVGVVYDDSGVSLRLGTGEAMSFDRVVLTTPLGVLQDEGVEFEPPLPFSHRGAIAALGMGDIEMIWLRFDEDFWQTDAALWHVVDGAAPIRTWINLKPATGENILVGRIGGEAARQWAELPDEDAVAQALASLEPFRSPR
- a CDS encoding M56 family metallopeptidase → MNLQDLAEAAVLILIAVLLAWPVPILLSGAAWPARWPGWALLLWQLIALAGGFSMIGAAFLAGRALLPDVPLVGALLAAALAAYLLVHLVITVVQFERQRRRHLALLNLLSAPHPTEERTRVLDDAAPVAYCLPRGVGSVTVLSQGLLDELDRDELAAVIAHERAHVEQRHEVLLVAFKAWREALPWFPIAARAESEVAALVEMRADDSARRSLRWTGVDPDAVLARAILRVVGPTGPTEHASPRRDRHRDRFLRLGNLSAR
- a CDS encoding BlaI/MecI/CopY family transcriptional regulator — its product is MSSLGELERSVMDVLWDSDAVALTAYDVQEHLEREQGRQLAATTLLTVLSRLEKKGFVASDRSARPHRYQATGSRVDHVAELMHEVLGDAGDRSAVLARFVGGFTPEDAEVLRRLLTGAA